The Paenibacillus wynnii DNA window AAAGTTCAACTTCCAACCACGCGTTAAATTTATTTTCTTCGGTCCAAATGGCCCGCATCTCAGGTCTGCTGTAGCGTTCGATCATGTTTGTTATTTCCTCCAAAGGTTAGTTTGCTCTACCCAAGATATTCCGTCTCCGGTATCCTTGCAGAGCAGGTTGATGTGGCCCATTTTGCGGCCGGTCTTACTCTCAGTCTTGCCATATATATGAAGCTTAGGTGCAATACCCAGCTTGTTTGCTTCATCATCCGCTTTACATAGGCGCTCCACTGTTCCATCCATATGTTCACCCAATACATTCACCATTACTACAGGGGTCAACAACGTTGTATCCCCAAGCGGCAAATTGCAGATGGCCCGCACATGCTGCTCGAACTGCGAAGTGACGCAAGCATCCATGGTATAATGCCCCGAATTGTGGGGGCGGGGAGCCAACTCATTGACGAACAGTTCTCCGTCTTCTGTGACGAACATTTCCACGGCCAGCAATCCAACAGCGTTGAGCCCGTCTACCAAAGTCTCTGCTAACCGGCACGCCCTTTGCTGAATTTCCTCAGGCACCCGTGCAGGAACAATAGAGAGATGCAAAATGTTATTCACATGAATGTTCTCTGCAGGCGGAAAGCTCTTAACTTCCCCGGATGTGCTTCGTGCAGCAATTACAGAAATTTCACATTGAAAAGAAATGAATTTCTCAAGCACCAACTCCGGCGAGCCCGATGCCGCGATGTCCGGTACCACCTGTTGAAAAGCGGACTGCAGCTCTTCTGCGTGACGGATGACGGCTTGTCCCTTGCCGTCATAACCGCCTGTGGCTGTCTTAAGCACACAGGGTAGCCCGAGTTCGGCAGCAGCGGCTGTAAGCTCCGCGAGGCTACCGACCTTCCGGTACGGGGCGACCGGAACGCCCGCCGCCTCGATGGCGGCTTTTTCGCGCAGCCGATGCTGCGTCGTATACAGCAGCGCGCTGCC harbors:
- the purK gene encoding 5-(carboxyamino)imidazole ribonucleotide synthase, with the protein product MRPEELKVSRSDNPRTLTPGATIGVLGGGQLGRMMAHAGSAMGYRFVALDPAPDAPCGQVTPQIIAAYDDQNAARELAQRSDVITYEFENVDAGVAALLTEESYVPQGSALLYTTQHRLREKAAIEAAGVPVAPYRKVGSLAELTAAAAELGLPCVLKTATGGYDGKGQAVIRHAEELQSAFQQVVPDIAASGSPELVLEKFISFQCEISVIAARSTSGEVKSFPPAENIHVNNILHLSIVPARVPEEIQQRACRLAETLVDGLNAVGLLAVEMFVTEDGELFVNELAPRPHNSGHYTMDACVTSQFEQHVRAICNLPLGDTTLLTPVVMVNVLGEHMDGTVERLCKADDEANKLGIAPKLHIYGKTESKTGRKMGHINLLCKDTGDGISWVEQTNLWRK